accataggatggggggtatactaatttcttcattctgtttgtaacacctccaaatatgcgtcgaaaaccccattaagtatatatattcttgatcgtcatgacattttaagtcgtccgtctgaccgtctgcagaaagcacgctaattttgtAGGAGTTTAGCTAGACACTTAAAATtccgcacaaatacttcttattagagtgggtcagttggattgtaaatgggccaaatcggtccatgttttcatatagctgtcgtataaatcgatcttgggtcttgacttcttgagtctctagaggacgcacTTCCTGTCAgaattgactgaaatgttgcacgtggtgttttggtgccgcttccaacaactgcgctgagtttggttcaaatcggttcataacctgccatgttaaccaatcttgggtcttgacttcttgagcctctagagggcgcaattttcatccgattgggctgaaattttgcatgaagtggagggtatataagattcggcacggccgaacttaatatgctcttaatttttgatgataaaaaattgcagtttcaTTGTTAGGCCAGAAatatatatagcagccctcaTATTTTTGGGTAGTTTTCTACACATTCATTGATAATAAGTTACTTCCACTTACCACAAAATGTTGCACCACTGGCTTAAAATGTTCGGTAAGAACATTGTTAAACGATCCATAAACGCCATCATTCAGGTAATACTGTTTCAAGAGCAGTTTTCCATTCGGCAAACGCGCTTCCTTCTTGGAGTGTATTTTGCAAAGTAAAGTATAGGCGGAAGTAACAAAATATCTACCCGGCTCGGCAATAATATTCACATTATTTTGTGGAAAATATCGTTTCAATGATGTGTTTATTATTTCACAGATCTTAAATGAAACCCACCATAATGTtaataaacaaaatgaaattataagaaaaacaGCTTTTACTaacatttttgaatttcttATCATCATTGCCGGGAAAGCCACCACCGATGTCGAGCATCTTCATATTGAAACCCAATTTAAAGCCAACATCAAAGAGTCGTTGGGCCTTGGCTATAGCACGTTTATAGGCCTGCAAGTCATTACAACCGGTACCCACGTGAAAGCTAATACCAATGACCTTGGCAAAGTTTAAACAACATCAAAGGGTTTagataataattattttaaagcaATTATTAGCTGGGTTTGTTATGTTCTCATTCTTACATTCATTTTTAGTATTCTAGCTAAAGTCATCAAATTATAAGCCAATTTTTCGCTATCACATCCATATTTCTCACCGAATGACAAAACCACATCACTGCCATCGCAACGGATACGTATAACTAAGCTGGAATAAATTAACACAATTTTAGCATGCACAatagaaaatgcaaaaaaagttaacAAACACAGTCTATACTTACTTTGATTGTGGGTAGAATCTATGTAGTTTAAATATTTCGCATTCCGAATCAACTGTGCTAGTTGTTACCCCTTTACTCTTGGCATATTCCACATGCGATATCATTTTACAAGGATGAGCGAATATAATGCGATCTGCTTTAATTCCCAAATTCAAGACTTTGCTAATTTCTTTCTTAGAGGCACAATCAAAATTTGTACCCAATTTAGCCAAGGTTTTGAGTACATGCGGGTCATCATTACATTTTACAGCTTAATGAAAAATTGGAGATTATTTTTTCATTCAGTTTATTATTTCGCACACATTGTAATATCCACTTCCGTAAAATCTAAAAACGGTTAAGGCGTACACAATACTTCTGTTccgacttcgaacaactgcgccaagtattatccgaatcggtctattaactGATGTATCccctatatataaaccgattcccggatttgatttcttgaatctCTAGAAGCGTAagttttcacctgatttgggtgaaatttggcacaaatttttgtGTTCCGACTTTTAACATCCGTTCCAGATATAAttagaatcggtatataaactgatatcgcccccatataaactgatccacggatttaacttcttgagtccctagaagcctcaattttccttCGATCTGTCTGAAATACGAAACGTGAAGTACACTTATAGCCCCAACACTCACACCAAATTccatctaaatatagcccgcatgtaaaccgatcacccgatttgacttgttaagCCACCAGAATGTtgcattttcgtccgatctgtctgaaatttggtatgtgagGTACAATTGTGCCCTCAAAAACTCAAAACAAATCCAATTTTATGTTACTGGCATAAAATAAAAACCAGTTTtatgaaaaagtaaaattttctaaattttttggtTGCCGTTAACACATGATAACCGACCCCTTAGTTACGCAATGTACCTAGATTTCACTAAACTCGGTGCAAAAATCTCCTTTATTGAAATGTGCCCATTAAGGGAACTTTATGaaaatattgatcgattcgtCCATAGATAAGAATATATTAAATATCGAGGGTACGCTTGTATGGGACCTACACCGAAAGTTGGATCGACCTGGGCCATATCCGGCACAGTTGTAGTGAGGTCTAATAAATCtccccgtgccaaatttcaaccaaatcggataaaaaaatacgccttttataagcTTAAGATATTTAATTTGGAgattgatataggtgccatatagagcaATCTCCAAAGGAGCCAGTCTATCGAACACAGCTTATTATTTAAACGGCGATACATCATCAAGACCTGAAgacttaaagaagtcgaaactttttcccgcccaaaggattttcgactcagacacaatttccccaataacctccgaggAAAGTATATAAGTGACAATCTCTTCTATTACCACGTTGTCCATTGAATAGTTTCCCAggaaatgtatatcaacgagtagttataGTGCTTCCTCAcgagacattgtccatacattctaggacttctgaatatatccctcCGTAATAAGTTttgaggataggatcttccttagcctagaagcCTTAAATTTATCCTCCAAGCAGATCTCCGTCCAGGATTTGtgctgagcctttctcagcttgcCCTTGTATTTTttaagctcagccttatagacgtcccaatcgtgtggtgacCTTGTGGCTTTCGCAATGTTATTGAGCCTTCTACTATCCTTCCTTAG
The genomic region above belongs to Stomoxys calcitrans chromosome 5, idStoCalc2.1, whole genome shotgun sequence and contains:
- the LOC106087079 gene encoding ornithine decarboxylase 1-like; translation: MKGHSHANVLENKIVLYETQINLKQVIADQNLHAMDESLMVCNLNELRLKYQKWIQLLPRVKPYYAVKCNDDPHVLKTLAKLGTNFDCASKKEISKVLNLGIKADRIIFAHPCKMISHVEYAKSKGVTTSTVDSECEIFKLHRFYPQSNLVIRIRCDGSDVVLSFGEKYGCDSEKLAYNLMTLARILKMNVIGISFHVGTGCNDLQAYKRAIAKAQRLFDVGFKLGFNMKMLDIGGGFPGNDDKKFKNICEIINTSLKRYFPQNNVNIIAEPGRYFVTSAYTLLCKIHSKKEARLPNGKLLLKQYYLNDGVYGSFNNVLTEHFKPVVQHFVNERHAEVPKFNSLLWGPTCDALDKIAENVHLPDLKCGEFLAFPNMGAYSLPLGCRFNGFNLPKTIYYDKATQ